The following coding sequences lie in one Pseudomonas syringae CC1557 genomic window:
- the flgE gene encoding flagellar hook protein FlgE, whose protein sequence is MSFNIGLSGLYAANKSLDVTGNNIANVATTGFKSSRIEFADQYAQSIRGTSGGTSVGSGVTTAAVSQQFSQGSLTTGTGNSLDLAINGNGFFMLSNKGDSLYTRAGAFHADKDGYVVNSSGMNLQGYNVDANGTVMVGSSGDLRVDSSNQLASPTSSITNTANLNSTSAVPTVTPFDATNSKTYNDTYSTTVFDSQGNEHRMESYFAKNGTNSWTMYSLIDGRNISNPASTVPDANNLTFDSSGSLVINTGATPTSPSPSANVAVNADGTFKVTNWVPAIQTGTGNTATWGPNGAAGVASGIRLDMTASTQTASATGRSAQAQNGYAAGQIKDMSVDSSGKLFASYTNGQSKVIGQVSLTSFANVQGLAPAGGTNWRETFSSGIPGTGAPQSGTLGYVTGQALEESNVDLTLELVNLIKAQSDYQANAKTISTQSSVMQTTIQMT, encoded by the coding sequence ATGTCTTTCAATATCGGCCTTAGTGGGCTCTATGCTGCAAACAAAAGCCTCGACGTTACCGGCAACAACATTGCCAACGTCGCGACCACTGGATTCAAAAGTTCGCGCATCGAATTCGCTGACCAGTACGCACAATCGATTCGCGGCACGTCGGGCGGCACGAGTGTCGGCAGTGGTGTTACCACGGCCGCTGTTTCTCAGCAGTTTTCCCAGGGCAGCCTGACCACGGGCACAGGTAATTCACTTGACCTGGCCATCAATGGCAATGGTTTCTTCATGCTCAGCAACAAGGGTGATTCGTTGTATACCCGTGCAGGCGCTTTCCATGCTGACAAGGACGGCTATGTCGTCAACAGTTCGGGCATGAACCTTCAGGGTTATAACGTTGATGCAAATGGCACGGTCATGGTCGGCTCTTCCGGTGATCTGCGAGTGGACAGTTCCAATCAGTTGGCGAGTCCGACCAGCAGCATTACCAACACGGCCAACCTCAACTCGACGTCGGCAGTTCCGACGGTCACTCCGTTCGACGCCACCAACTCCAAAACCTATAACGATACCTACAGCACCACCGTTTTTGATTCACAAGGCAACGAGCACCGGATGGAAAGTTATTTTGCCAAGAATGGTACTAATAGCTGGACCATGTACTCGCTGATTGACGGGCGTAATATCAGTAATCCGGCCAGCACGGTTCCTGATGCAAACAATCTGACTTTCGACTCTTCTGGCTCGCTGGTCATCAATACCGGTGCCACGCCGACTTCACCTTCGCCAAGCGCTAACGTGGCGGTCAACGCCGACGGCACTTTCAAGGTGACGAACTGGGTACCGGCCATTCAGACTGGCACTGGTAATACTGCCACCTGGGGCCCGAACGGTGCTGCCGGTGTTGCTTCGGGTATCCGCTTGGACATGACGGCTTCAACGCAGACTGCTTCGGCCACAGGCCGTTCGGCGCAAGCGCAGAATGGCTACGCGGCAGGTCAGATCAAGGACATGAGCGTAGACTCCTCCGGTAAGCTGTTTGCGTCCTACACCAACGGTCAGTCCAAAGTCATCGGTCAGGTTTCCCTGACCTCCTTTGCCAACGTGCAAGGCCTTGCGCCTGCTGGCGGGACCAACTGGCGCGAAACCTTCTCTTCGGGCATTCCAGGCACTGGCGCTCCGCAGTCGGGTACTCTGGGTTACGTCACCGGTCAGGCGCTGGAAGAATCCAACGTCGACCTGACGCTTGAACTGGTCAACCTGATCAAGGCGCAAAGCGACTATCAGGCTAACGCCAAGACCATCTCGACTCAAAGCAGCGTCATGCAGACCACTATTCAGATGACGTAA
- the tnpB gene encoding IS66 family insertion sequence element accessory protein TnpB (TnpB, as the term is used for proteins encoded by IS66 family insertion elements, is considered an accessory protein, since TnpC, encoded by a neighboring gene, is a DDE family transposase.), which produces MMRPDAKVEKVYLYPKPVDFRKSIDGLAALVELDIKVAVFDPVLFVFLNKPRNRVKILYWERNGFCLWLKRLESERFKTSPDATDEAIVLTVQELNWMLDGFDLWRNRPHQVLTPRFVA; this is translated from the coding sequence ATGATGCGACCCGATGCCAAAGTCGAAAAAGTGTATCTGTACCCCAAGCCTGTGGACTTCCGAAAGTCTATCGACGGTCTGGCGGCATTGGTCGAACTGGACATCAAGGTCGCCGTCTTTGATCCAGTACTTTTCGTCTTCCTCAACAAGCCACGCAACCGCGTGAAGATCTTGTACTGGGAGCGCAATGGCTTTTGCCTTTGGCTCAAGCGTCTGGAGTCCGAACGATTCAAAACATCGCCAGACGCCACCGACGAAGCGATTGTCCTGACGGTTCAGGAACTCAACTGGATGCTCGATGGCTTTGACCTCTGGCGCAACCGTCCTCATCAAGTTTTGACGCCGCGATTCGTAGCCTGA
- a CDS encoding flagellar hook-basal body complex protein — protein MERLHNIANAGTLGFKSSRAQFSALYASAQLGSGHNAVGDGVRLASVQQNFNQGETVISSGNPLDMRIQGNGFFVVSDQGALAYTRAGAFLKDAANFVVDSDGGRLQGYAANDKGEIISGIRTDLQIDTSNVAARATSRVAENINLDASLPSLARLPTFDPDDPATYTRVTARTIQDVGISPVPPADHELKQYFVKTEDNQWSMYVLVDGRNPVDPDSVAPLQVSLELRPDGTLSYSGNNQHLRKVSDSEFALEGWVPASAVNGAWMANGSVNGGAVSLPLEAAGTSVLDPADTVMHRPVPDFSASDLTTYSRMFGNQIFDSQGNTHELKQYFVKDGTNSWRMHVLIDDRNPQMPASTQPLTANIVFDSHGSVASLTGSPGLTSSNGNLLQLTGWSPAMVADPGTSRERWISNGAAGGAKGIAIDFTNLLQHNSASSRSSAQVDGNSAGELKSLDVGRDGILRAGFTNGMTRDIGQVMLASFANPHGLQPRSDTRWTATADSGVPEYDVPGIGTLGSIVSGGLEGSNVVLADELIALIQAQTAYQANSKAISTEVTLMQTLIQST, from the coding sequence ATGGAGCGCTTACACAATATCGCCAACGCAGGCACCCTTGGTTTCAAGTCATCGCGTGCGCAATTTTCCGCTTTATATGCGTCTGCGCAGTTGGGCTCCGGGCACAATGCTGTTGGCGATGGCGTGCGGCTCGCCTCGGTGCAGCAGAACTTCAATCAGGGTGAAACCGTGATCAGTTCCGGTAACCCGCTGGACATGCGTATTCAGGGTAACGGCTTCTTCGTGGTCAGTGATCAGGGCGCGCTGGCCTATACGCGGGCTGGCGCCTTTCTCAAGGACGCTGCCAATTTTGTGGTCGACAGCGACGGCGGGCGATTGCAGGGCTATGCAGCAAATGACAAGGGCGAGATTATCAGTGGAATCCGCACCGACTTGCAGATCGATACATCCAACGTCGCCGCCAGAGCCACCAGCAGAGTTGCCGAAAATATCAATCTGGACGCATCGCTGCCTTCGCTCGCTCGATTACCGACCTTTGACCCGGACGACCCGGCGACCTATACACGGGTCACTGCCCGAACCATTCAGGATGTCGGGATCAGTCCGGTGCCCCCTGCCGATCACGAACTCAAGCAGTACTTCGTCAAGACCGAAGACAATCAGTGGTCCATGTATGTCCTGGTGGATGGGCGCAACCCGGTAGACCCCGACAGTGTGGCGCCGCTGCAAGTAAGTCTCGAACTGAGGCCGGATGGCACCCTGTCGTACAGCGGCAATAATCAGCACCTGCGAAAAGTCTCGGACAGCGAATTTGCCCTGGAGGGCTGGGTGCCAGCCAGCGCAGTGAATGGTGCGTGGATGGCTAACGGCTCGGTCAACGGCGGGGCGGTTTCGTTACCGCTGGAGGCCGCCGGGACAAGTGTGCTCGACCCCGCTGATACGGTCATGCACCGTCCGGTGCCGGACTTCAGTGCCTCTGACCTGACTACCTACAGCAGGATGTTCGGCAATCAGATCTTTGACAGCCAGGGCAATACGCATGAGCTGAAACAATATTTCGTGAAAGACGGCACCAACAGCTGGCGCATGCACGTGTTGATTGACGATCGAAACCCGCAGATGCCTGCGTCCACTCAGCCATTGACGGCCAATATCGTGTTCGATTCCCATGGCTCGGTCGCGTCACTGACCGGCAGCCCGGGCCTGACCAGCAGCAATGGCAACCTGCTGCAACTCACCGGCTGGTCGCCCGCGATGGTGGCGGATCCAGGTACAAGTCGCGAACGCTGGATATCCAATGGCGCGGCTGGCGGTGCCAAGGGCATTGCTATCGACTTTACCAATCTGCTGCAACACAACTCGGCCAGTTCGCGCTCTTCAGCGCAAGTGGACGGTAACTCGGCGGGGGAGCTGAAAAGTCTGGACGTCGGACGTGACGGCATCCTGCGTGCGGGTTTCACCAACGGCATGACCAGGGATATCGGCCAGGTCATGCTTGCCAGTTTTGCCAACCCCCATGGTTTGCAGCCGCGCAGCGACACGCGCTGGACGGCGACCGCTGATTCCGGCGTACCTGAATATGACGTGCCGGGCATCGGAACGCTGGGCAGCATTGTCAGTGGCGGACTGGAAGGCTCGAACGTCGTGCTGGCGGATGAACTGATTGCCTTGATTCAGGCGCAGACGGCCTATCAAGCCAATTCCAAAGCTATATCCACCGAGGTGACGCTGATGCAGACGCTGATTCAGTCCACCTGA
- a CDS encoding flagellar basal body rod protein FlgF: MDKLLYVAMSGASENAIAQKAHANNLANVSTNGFMRDLEQARSMPVYGEVMPSRAYAMSERPGTDFSAGAMVQTGRELDIAVKGDGWIAVQTPDGGEAYTRSSGMNIDALGVLRDGSGLPVMGNGGPIAVPPQQQIEIGADGTISIRSLGESPQVMAQVDRIKLVKPDLKTMEKGPDGLIHTKTGRPADADATVQVESGFLQASNVNAVEEMTSVLALSRQFELHVKMMKTAEEDDQSMARVLQLG; the protein is encoded by the coding sequence GTGGACAAGTTGCTTTACGTCGCCATGAGCGGTGCATCCGAAAACGCGATTGCGCAGAAGGCTCACGCCAACAACCTGGCAAACGTCTCGACCAACGGTTTCATGCGTGACCTTGAACAGGCCCGCTCGATGCCGGTGTATGGCGAGGTCATGCCCTCGCGTGCCTACGCCATGAGCGAGCGTCCCGGGACTGACTTTTCCGCGGGTGCCATGGTGCAGACCGGTCGTGAACTGGACATCGCCGTCAAGGGTGATGGCTGGATCGCGGTGCAGACCCCCGATGGCGGCGAAGCCTACACCCGCAGTTCCGGCATGAACATCGATGCCCTGGGTGTGTTGCGCGACGGCAGTGGTTTGCCGGTAATGGGCAACGGTGGTCCGATTGCCGTGCCGCCTCAGCAGCAGATCGAGATCGGTGCCGACGGCACGATCAGCATTCGTTCGCTGGGTGAGAGCCCACAGGTGATGGCGCAGGTCGACCGCATCAAGCTGGTCAAGCCTGACTTGAAGACCATGGAAAAAGGCCCTGACGGCCTGATCCACACCAAGACCGGCCGGCCTGCCGACGCAGACGCCACCGTTCAGGTCGAGTCCGGCTTTCTGCAGGCGAGCAACGTCAATGCGGTCGAGGAAATGACCTCGGTGCTGGCCTTGTCCCGTCAATTCGAATTGCACGTCAAGATGATGAAGACCGCCGAAGAAGACGATCAGTCGATGGCTCGCGTCTTGCAACTTGGCTAA
- the flgG gene encoding flagellar basal-body rod protein FlgG: protein MLPALYVAKTGLAAQDTNLTTISNNLANVSTTGFKSDRAEFQDLLYQIKRQPGAQSTQDSELPSGLQLGTGVRIVGTQKNFTAGSLQTTNNPLDLAVNGRGFFQVTQPDGTIAYSRDGTFHLNANGQIVTSNGYALEPAIVVPQAAQTFTVGQDGTVSVTLAGATATPQIIGNIQTADFINPAGLQAIGGNLYLETGSSGAPQIGTPGLNGLGPTLQNTLENSNVSTVEELVNMITTQRAYEMNSKVISTADQMLQNLTQNL from the coding sequence ATGCTTCCTGCACTATACGTCGCCAAAACCGGCCTTGCCGCTCAGGACACCAACCTGACCACCATCTCCAACAACCTGGCGAACGTTTCGACCACAGGTTTCAAGAGTGATCGGGCCGAGTTTCAGGACTTGCTGTATCAGATCAAGCGTCAGCCGGGTGCTCAATCCACCCAGGACAGCGAGCTGCCTTCCGGCCTGCAACTGGGTACCGGTGTGCGCATCGTCGGCACGCAGAAGAACTTCACGGCCGGTAGCCTGCAGACCACCAACAACCCGCTGGACCTGGCGGTCAACGGTCGTGGCTTCTTTCAGGTAACCCAGCCGGATGGCACCATCGCCTACAGCCGTGACGGTACGTTCCACCTCAACGCCAACGGCCAGATCGTGACCTCCAACGGTTATGCCCTTGAGCCTGCGATTGTTGTTCCGCAGGCCGCGCAGACCTTCACGGTCGGTCAGGACGGTACAGTGTCGGTCACGCTGGCCGGTGCAACCGCCACGCCACAGATTATCGGCAACATTCAGACTGCGGACTTCATCAACCCGGCCGGCCTGCAAGCCATCGGCGGCAACCTGTACCTGGAAACCGGTTCGAGCGGCGCGCCGCAGATCGGTACGCCGGGCTTGAACGGCCTGGGTCCGACCCTGCAGAACACCCTGGAAAACTCCAACGTCAGCACGGTTGAAGAACTGGTCAACATGATCACCACCCAGCGCGCTTACGAGATGAACTCCAAAGTGATCTCGACCGCTGACCAGATGCTGCAAAACCTGACTCAGAACCTGTAA
- the flgH gene encoding flagellar basal body L-ring protein FlgH → MNRLSVPRFSVLIASLCGITLLSGCVAPTAKPNDPYYAPVLPRTPMSAASNNGAIYQAGFEQNLYGDRKAFRVGDIITITLSERMAASKAATSAMSKNSTNSIGLTSLFGSGLTTNNPIGGNDLSLNAGYNGARTTKGDGKAAQSNSLTGSVTVTVADVLPNGILAVRGEKWMTLNTGDELVRIAGLVRADDIATDNTVSSTRIADARITYSGTGAFADTSQPGWFDRFFLSPLFPF, encoded by the coding sequence ATGAACCGCCTTAGTGTTCCGCGTTTTTCAGTGTTGATCGCTTCATTGTGCGGGATCACCCTGCTGTCTGGCTGCGTTGCGCCGACGGCCAAGCCCAATGACCCTTATTACGCTCCGGTGTTACCACGTACGCCCATGTCGGCGGCTTCGAACAATGGCGCTATCTACCAGGCCGGTTTCGAACAGAACCTGTACGGCGATCGCAAAGCGTTCCGCGTCGGCGACATCATCACCATCACGCTCTCCGAGCGCATGGCGGCGAGCAAGGCGGCCACTTCGGCAATGAGCAAGAACAGCACCAACAGCATTGGTCTGACCTCGCTGTTCGGTTCGGGCCTGACCACCAACAACCCGATTGGCGGCAACGACCTGAGCCTGAACGCAGGTTATAACGGCGCACGGACCACCAAGGGCGATGGCAAGGCCGCACAGAGCAACAGCCTGACCGGTTCGGTCACCGTGACGGTTGCGGATGTGTTGCCCAACGGCATTCTGGCGGTGCGTGGCGAGAAGTGGATGACCCTCAATACCGGTGACGAGCTGGTGCGGATCGCCGGGCTTGTTCGCGCCGATGATATTGCGACCGACAACACCGTTTCTTCCACCCGTATTGCCGATGCACGTATTACCTATTCGGGGACCGGAGCCTTTGCCGATACCAGCCAGCCAGGCTGGTTCGACCGGTTCTTCCTCAGCCCGTTGTTCCCTTTCTGA
- a CDS encoding flagellar basal body P-ring protein FlgI, with the protein MIKLKQLIAATLLLSTAFGVHAERLKDIASISGVRANQLIGYGLVVGLNGTGDQTTQTPFTLQTFNNMLSQFGIKVPSGSGTVQLKNVAAVAVYADLPAFAKPGQTVDITVSSIGNSKSLRGGALLMTPMKGVDGNVYAIAQGNLVVGGFDAEGRDGSKITVNVPSSGRIPGGASVERSVPSGFNQGNTLTLNLNRSDFTTAKRVVDKINDLLGPGVAQALDGGSVRVTAPLDPGQRVDYLSILENLEVDPGQTAAKVIINSRTGTIVIGQNVKVSPAAVTHGSLTVTITEDPIVSQPGALSGGQTAVVPRSRVNAQQELHPMFKFGPGTTLDEIVRAVNQVGAAPGDLMAILEALKQAGALQADLIVI; encoded by the coding sequence ATGATCAAGCTCAAGCAACTGATAGCGGCGACCTTGTTGTTGTCCACAGCGTTCGGCGTGCATGCCGAACGTCTGAAGGACATCGCGAGCATCTCCGGCGTGCGGGCCAACCAATTGATCGGTTACGGTCTGGTGGTGGGTCTCAACGGGACGGGTGACCAGACCACCCAGACCCCGTTCACCCTGCAGACTTTCAACAACATGCTGTCGCAGTTCGGCATCAAGGTTCCGTCCGGTTCCGGCACTGTGCAGCTGAAAAACGTCGCGGCAGTTGCTGTGTACGCGGATCTGCCTGCGTTCGCCAAGCCGGGCCAGACGGTCGACATCACCGTCTCCTCGATTGGTAACTCCAAGAGCCTGCGCGGCGGTGCGCTGTTGATGACACCGATGAAAGGTGTCGACGGTAACGTCTATGCCATCGCCCAAGGCAACCTGGTGGTCGGCGGTTTCGACGCGGAAGGTCGTGACGGCTCGAAAATCACTGTCAACGTTCCGTCGTCGGGTCGAATTCCTGGCGGTGCTTCGGTGGAGCGCTCGGTGCCGAGCGGCTTCAATCAGGGCAATACCCTGACTCTGAACCTGAACCGTTCCGACTTCACCACCGCCAAGCGGGTGGTCGACAAGATCAACGACTTGCTGGGCCCTGGCGTTGCTCAGGCGCTGGACGGTGGTTCGGTGCGTGTGACCGCGCCGCTTGATCCGGGCCAGCGTGTCGACTACCTGTCGATTCTGGAAAACCTGGAGGTCGATCCGGGCCAGACCGCTGCCAAGGTCATCATCAACTCGCGGACCGGCACGATTGTTATCGGCCAGAACGTCAAGGTGTCGCCTGCCGCTGTGACTCACGGCAGCCTGACCGTGACCATCACCGAAGACCCGATTGTCAGCCAGCCGGGTGCGTTGTCCGGCGGTCAGACCGCTGTTGTGCCGCGCTCGCGGGTTAACGCCCAGCAAGAGCTGCACCCGATGTTCAAGTTTGGTCCAGGCACCACGCTGGATGAGATTGTCCGTGCGGTCAATCAGGTGGGCGCTGCGCCCGGCGACCTGATGGCCATCCTCGAAGCCCTGAAGCAGGCCGGTGCGTTGCAAGCCGACCTGATCGTGATCTGA
- the flgJ gene encoding flagellar assembly peptidoglycan hydrolase FlgJ: protein MDMPKSGISSAVDSGAYTDVNRLAALKHGDKDSVENQKKVAREFESLFVSQMLKAMRSANEVLAKDNPMNTAATRQYQDMYDQQLAVTLSTRGNGIGLQDVLMRQLSKDKGINHAAAAVTPDAAKAATAATDAAPARTGLATSIYQRPLWATRSAAADQAAVAASASGEGRNDMAALNSRRLSLPSKLTDRLLAGIVPSAATAVSNSPAPTRATSGIAGNNGDWTLDPNLAPAPEYVRSMAQPPLAPAKRAFSNADQFVETMLPLAKEAAARIGVDPVMLVAQAALETGWGKSIMRQQDGSSSHNLFGIKAAGSWKGAEARAITSEFREGKMVKETADFRSYDSYADSFHDLVSLLQNNNRYKEVVNSADKPEQFVKELQKAGYATDPDYASKISQIAKQMKSYQTYAAATGSSTTL from the coding sequence ATGGATATGCCCAAGAGCGGGATTTCTTCAGCGGTCGACTCCGGTGCCTATACCGACGTCAACCGTCTGGCAGCGCTGAAGCATGGCGACAAGGACAGTGTGGAAAACCAGAAGAAGGTGGCCCGCGAGTTCGAATCGCTGTTCGTCAGCCAGATGCTCAAGGCCATGCGGTCAGCCAACGAAGTGCTGGCCAAGGACAACCCGATGAACACCGCGGCGACGCGGCAGTATCAGGACATGTATGACCAGCAACTGGCGGTCACCCTGTCCACGCGTGGTAACGGCATTGGCTTGCAGGACGTGCTGATGCGCCAGTTGTCGAAAGACAAGGGTATAAACCACGCCGCTGCAGCGGTTACGCCCGACGCCGCCAAGGCTGCAACGGCAGCTACTGACGCGGCGCCTGCCAGGACCGGTCTGGCAACCAGTATCTACCAGCGTCCACTGTGGGCGACACGCTCGGCGGCGGCGGATCAGGCGGCTGTCGCAGCGTCGGCATCCGGTGAAGGTCGCAACGACATGGCGGCGCTCAATTCGCGTCGCCTGTCCTTGCCGAGCAAGCTCACCGATCGACTTCTGGCAGGCATCGTGCCTTCGGCAGCTACCGCAGTCAGCAACAGTCCTGCACCTACTCGTGCGACTTCCGGCATTGCTGGCAACAATGGCGACTGGACGCTCGACCCGAACCTGGCGCCTGCGCCGGAGTACGTGCGCTCGATGGCTCAGCCACCGCTGGCGCCGGCCAAGCGTGCGTTCAGCAACGCCGATCAGTTCGTCGAGACCATGCTGCCGCTGGCCAAGGAAGCCGCCGCGCGTATCGGCGTCGACCCGGTGATGCTGGTGGCGCAGGCTGCGCTGGAAACCGGCTGGGGCAAATCGATCATGCGTCAGCAGGATGGCAGCAGCAGTCACAACCTGTTCGGCATCAAGGCTGCGGGTAGCTGGAAGGGCGCAGAAGCGCGCGCCATCACCAGCGAGTTCCGTGAAGGGAAGATGGTCAAGGAAACGGCAGACTTCCGCTCCTACGACTCCTATGCCGACAGCTTCCATGACCTGGTCAGTCTGCTGCAGAACAACAATCGTTATAAAGAAGTGGTCAACTCGGCCGATAAACCAGAACAGTTCGTAAAAGAATTGCAGAAGGCTGGTTACGCCACCGACCCGGACTATGCAAGCAAGATTTCGCAGATTGCGAAGCAGATGAAGAGTTACCAGACGTACGCCGCTGCAACGGGCTCTTCCACGACTTTATAA
- the flgK gene encoding flagellar hook-associated protein FlgK, which yields MSLISIGLSGINASSAAINTIGNNTANVDTAGYSRQQVLTKASAQIALGQGTGYVGTGTTLSDVRRIYNSYLDTQLQTTTALSADAVAYSGQAGKTDTLLSDNASGVAVQLADFFSKMQGIATNATQSSDRSSFLTQAGSLSARFNSIASQLSSQNDNVNSQLANFTSQVNELTTTVASLNKQITQASAGNGTPNTLLDSRSEAVRQLNELVGVKVSENNGNYDIYTGTGQALVSGSTAYKMSTAPNPSDPLQSNVQIAYGQSQTDVSSVVTGGSIGGLLRYRNEVLVPATNELGRTAMVLSDQVNSQLNQGIDSKGNFGSNLYSSINSADAITQRSIGKTTNSLGSGNLNVTIGDTSKLTADDYEVTFSDASNFTVRRLPNGESVGAGALSDNPPKQFDGFSVSLNGNTLAAGDSFKVIPTRTGASGISVVMTDAKDIAAAAPLTATAGASNAGTGSFTQPVLNTKSDIYSSTRTADLRNAVKDSTPMKLVMGAVSSTGVQSYSLINASGGAVLDQNGNAVGGSIIQGQTNTLKLNVGYTDTTTTPGSKTAFQLEMTISGSPVVNDTFSVGITGSGSSDNRNALAVVGLQTAKTVGVANGDAGTSLSGSYADLVSVVGTLASQGKNDVTATAAVVGQAKASRDSVSGVSLDEEASNLIKYQQYYTASSQIIKAAQTIFSTLINSL from the coding sequence ATGTCGCTGATTTCAATTGGGCTCTCAGGTATCAACGCCAGTAGCGCTGCGATCAATACCATCGGTAATAACACGGCCAACGTGGATACCGCGGGTTACTCGCGTCAGCAGGTACTGACCAAGGCGTCGGCGCAGATTGCCCTGGGGCAGGGCACCGGCTACGTCGGCACGGGTACAACGCTGTCGGATGTGCGTCGCATCTACAACAGCTACCTGGACACCCAATTGCAAACCACGACCGCCCTTAGCGCGGACGCGGTCGCATACTCCGGTCAGGCCGGCAAGACGGACACCTTGCTGTCCGACAATGCGTCAGGCGTCGCCGTGCAGTTGGCAGACTTTTTTTCCAAAATGCAGGGCATCGCCACCAATGCGACGCAATCGTCAGATCGCTCCTCGTTCCTGACTCAGGCGGGCTCATTGAGCGCACGGTTCAACTCGATCGCTTCCCAGCTGTCTTCACAGAACGACAACGTCAATTCCCAGCTCGCCAACTTCACCTCCCAGGTCAACGAACTGACCACCACGGTGGCGAGCCTGAACAAACAGATCACCCAGGCGTCGGCTGGCAACGGCACGCCCAACACACTGCTCGATTCGCGTAGCGAAGCGGTGCGTCAGCTCAATGAGCTGGTAGGTGTGAAAGTCTCCGAAAACAACGGCAATTACGATATTTACACCGGCACCGGGCAAGCATTGGTCAGCGGTTCGACGGCTTACAAGATGTCGACAGCCCCTAACCCGTCCGACCCGCTGCAGTCCAACGTGCAGATCGCCTACGGTCAGTCCCAGACCGACGTAAGTTCGGTCGTTACGGGCGGCTCGATTGGTGGTCTGCTGCGTTACCGCAACGAAGTGCTGGTGCCAGCGACCAACGAGCTTGGCCGTACGGCGATGGTGCTCTCGGACCAGGTCAACAGCCAATTGAACCAGGGTATCGACAGCAAGGGTAATTTTGGTTCGAATCTGTATTCGAGCATCAACAGCGCGGATGCGATTACCCAGCGCAGCATCGGCAAGACCACCAACAGTCTCGGTTCCGGCAACTTGAACGTGACGATTGGCGATACCAGCAAGCTGACGGCGGACGATTACGAAGTCACGTTCAGCGACGCCTCGAATTTCACGGTGCGTCGTCTGCCCAATGGCGAGAGCGTCGGTGCCGGTGCGTTGAGTGACAATCCGCCCAAGCAGTTCGACGGTTTCAGTGTGAGCCTCAATGGCAACACCTTGGCGGCTGGAGACAGCTTCAAGGTCATACCGACACGCACCGGCGCGTCGGGGATTTCGGTGGTCATGACCGACGCCAAGGATATCGCCGCGGCTGCGCCCTTGACGGCGACTGCGGGTGCCAGCAACGCTGGCACCGGCAGTTTTACCCAGCCTGTACTGAACACCAAGTCAGATATTTACAGCAGCACCCGGACCGCGGATCTGCGCAACGCTGTTAAGGATTCCACCCCCATGAAGCTGGTGATGGGCGCGGTCAGCAGCACTGGCGTTCAGAGCTACAGCCTGATCAATGCGAGTGGTGGCGCAGTGCTCGATCAGAACGGTAACGCCGTGGGCGGTTCGATCATTCAGGGGCAGACCAACACGCTCAAACTGAACGTCGGCTATACCGATACCACGACAACGCCGGGCAGCAAGACTGCGTTTCAACTGGAAATGACCATTTCCGGCTCGCCGGTCGTCAACGATACCTTCAGCGTCGGCATCACCGGTTCGGGCTCGTCCGACAACCGTAATGCGCTGGCAGTGGTCGGTTTGCAGACCGCCAAGACCGTCGGCGTCGCCAATGGCGACGCGGGCACCAGCCTGTCCGGCTCCTACGCTGACCTTGTTTCTGTGGTCGGCACGCTGGCAAGTCAGGGCAAGAACGATGTCACGGCTACGGCTGCCGTTGTCGGTCAGGCCAAGGCGTCACGCGATTCGGTTTCGGGTGTATCGCTCGATGAAGAAGCGTCCAACCTGATCAAGTATCAGCAGTACTACACCGCCTCATCGCAGATCATCAAGGCGGCACAAACCATCTTCAGCACGCTGATCAACAGCCTTTAA